A single Biomphalaria glabrata chromosome 2, xgBioGlab47.1, whole genome shotgun sequence DNA region contains:
- the LOC129924776 gene encoding uncharacterized protein LOC129924776: MWAVAIFNETEEVEAVPIVWLSPCQTIVSWPPFKATKVLKCMKEQQPADKTWLTYQVRILRRYENFEEAKKGSILAQETSDLNEDISLLPLGRGARMTKKRTFSSSEEEIQPFKKMAEKAVTQLPVPPKVPKDLASGESRLENESTINILKTLVEVKHQVISLSQQVVGLADTVQQLKDVIAQQARVIASLQPPPAEESFDVNLPLSSLEEFDIHEEKLSDDIYRKFLIAKLSHFGGIHLKHTIKKILDYMMTTTLQCQFNWAGKPGWKGNGVARRGFQHCQLCLVIADAVGEMVWHGDSQAMGTASTSSVSLKLATAHILDNY, translated from the exons ATGTGGGCTGTGGCTATTTTCAATGAAACTGAAGAAGTTGAGGCTGTACCCATTGTCTGGCTGTCACCATGCCAGACCATTGTGTCATGGCCACCTTTCAAGGCTACAAAGGTTTTGAAATGCATGAAAGAGCAGCAGCCAGCTGACAAAACATGGCTTACCTATCAAGTTAGGATCCTTAGACGCTATG aaaacttTGAGGAAGCCAAAAAAGGGTCCATTTTGGCACAGGAGACCTCCGACTTAAATGAGGATATTTCTCTTCTACCCTTAGGCAGAGGAGCACGTat GACAAAAAAGAGGACTTTCTCAAGTTCAGAGGAAGAAATTCAGCCATTCAAAAAAATGGCTGAGAAAGCTGTCACACAACTACCGGTACCACCAAAGGTTCCCAAAGATTTAGCGTCAGGCGAATCGAGACTTGAAAatg aatCAACAATCAATATCTTAAAAACCCTGGTAGAGGTTAAGCACCAGGTGATATCACTCTCTCAACAAGTGGTTGGGTTAGCTGACACTGTCCAGCAACTCAAAGATGTAATTGCACAGCAGGCGAGGGTGATAGCATCACTACAACCTCCACCAGCGGAAGAAAGTTTTGATGTGAACCTGCCCCTTTCTAGCCTGGAAGAATTTGACATTCATGAAGAAAAGTTGTCTGATGATATATATAGAAAGTTTTTG ATAGCAAAATTGTCACATTTTGGTGGCATACATTTAAAGCataccattaaaaaaatattggactATATGATGACAACAACACTGCAATGTCAATTCAATTGGGCTGGTAAACCAGGCTGGAAAGGGAATGGAGTGGCTAGAAGAGGATTTCAACATTGCCAACTTTGTTTAGTAATTGCAG atgctgTTGGAGAGATGGTCTGGCATGGCGACAGCCAGGCAATGGGTACAGCCTCAACTTCTTCTGTTTCATTGAAATTAGCCACAGCCCACATTCTAGACAATTATTAA
- the LOC106074643 gene encoding eukaryotic translation initiation factor 3 subunit L-like, whose translation MSGAWASDIEPEYVPGYYGSYQDYDMSHTGDPRQDIEYERHYTTHSYIVPEVIKNFLIHFQKCINTKELAEIERSYDNGFNKLTERFFKNSAWPEADVVSPIVNHDKRFIILYKELYYRHVYARVSGGPSLAQRFESYYNYCALFNYILNAEGPVNLELPDQWLWDIIDEFIYQFQAFSIFRHKIANKTTEDEIELLKSNPKIWNVHSVLNVLHSLVEKSNINKQLEVYTSGGDPDSVAGEFGRNSLYKMLGYYSLVGLLRLHSLLGDYYQALKVLENIDFNKNSLYSKVPACQITKYYYVGFAYMMMRRYEDAIRTLSTILLYIQRTKTMFQNKTQLYDQISKMNDKMYTLLSICLVLYPMRIDESVHSHLREKYQDKMNRMQKGEKQEFETSFSFACPKFLSPVPPNYDSDGSVTMFKEPYQLQLLVFKEEVEQQILIPTIRSYLKLYTTMPISKLAAFMEMNEEELCTQLMCFKHKMKNLVWTKGPSCLEGEFQSASEVDFYIDKTMVHIADTKVARRYGDFFIRQFHKFDEIMRSLKSA comes from the exons ATGTCTGGGGCGTGGGCAAGTGACATAGAACCAGAG TATGTTCCAGGATATTATGGCTCCTATCAAGACTATGATATGTCACATACTG gtgaCCCTCGCCAGGATATAGAGTATGAACGACATTATACTACCCATAGTTACATTGTTCCCGAGGTGATCAAGAATTTCTTGATTCACTTTCAAAAATGTATCAACACAAAAGAATTGGCTGAGATTGAAAGATCCTATGACAATGG ATTTAACAAACTGACAGAaaggttttttaaaaactcaGCCTGGCCGGAAGCAGACGTAGTCTCTCCCATTGTCAATCATG ATAAACGATTTATAATTTTGTACAAGGAATTGTACTATCGACATGTCTATGCAAGAGTATCT GGAGGACCAAGTCTGGCACAGAGATTTGAATCTTATTATAACTATTGTGCTCTGTTCAACTACATACTGA ATGCTGAGGGCCCTGTGAATCTTGAATTGCCAGACCAGTGGCTATGGGACATAATTGATGAGTTTATCTATCAG TTTCAAGCGTTCAGCATTTTTCGTCATAAAATAGCCAACAAAACAACTGAGGATGAGATTGAGCTTCTAAAGTCCAATCCAAAG ATTTGGAACGTACACAGTGTACTCAATGTTCTCCACTCTCTTGTAGAGAAATCAAATATTAACAAACAGCTTGAAGTCTACACCAGTGGAG GTGATCCTGATAGTGTTGCTGGAGAGTTTGGCAGAAACTCACTGTACAAAATGTTGGGTTACTACAGTCTTGTTGGACTTTTGAGGCTGCACTCTTTGCTTGGGGACTACTATCAGGCTCTCAAAGTGCTGGAAAACATTGACTTCAATAAGAAT AGCCTCTATTCAAAGGTACCAGCCTGTCAGATAACCAAATACTATTATGTAGGCTTTGCATACATGATGATGAGGAGATATGAGGATGCCATTCGAACTCTGTCAACTATCCTCTTGTACATACAACGTACTAAAACCATGttccaaaacaaaacacagcTTTATGATCAG atatCAAAAATGAATGACAAAATGTACACCTTGTTGTCAATATGTCTGGTTCTTTACCCCATGAGAATTGATGAAAGTGTGCACTCACATCTCAGGGAGAAATATCAAGACAAAATGAACAGGATGCAGAAAGG TGAGAAACAAGAGTTTGAGACATCATTTTCTTTTGCCTGTCCCAAGTTCTTATCTCCTGTACCACCTAACTATGATTCAGATGGCTCTGTGACTATGTTTAAG GAGCCATACCAGCTGCAGCTTTTGGTTTTTAAAGAAGAAGTAGAGCAACAGATTCTTATCCCTACTATTAGGAG ttactTGAAGTTGTATACCACCATGCCAATTTCTAAACTGGCTGCCTTTATGGAAATG aATGAAGAAGAACTTTGTACTCAGCTTATGTGCTTTAAG cacAAGATGAAGAACCTTGTATGGACCAAAGGACCCAGTTGTTTAGAAGGAGAGTTCCAGTCAGCTTCAGAAGTAGACTTTTACATTGACAag ACTATGGTCCATATAGCAGACACCAAGGTAGCCAGACGTTATGGTGATTTCTTTATCAGACAGTTTCACAAGTTTGATGAG ATCATGCGCTCATTGAAGTCAGCCTAA